In Anticarsia gemmatalis isolate Benzon Research Colony breed Stoneville strain chromosome 4, ilAntGemm2 primary, whole genome shotgun sequence, one DNA window encodes the following:
- the LOC142972194 gene encoding uncharacterized protein LOC142972194 isoform X6, whose product MEETVRSLLQYKSRVETLKQEKASLSSALEASAAHYQSQLSTLSSENERLQSQLSACTAGLGTGDHERRLDDVAQQVVRALLSQKDDCSQSVREELGCARARIRELEAQNRALSSLLVRQLRPQPRPSPATPHTPLTPHTPRDLQVHLVDVGSCGSLVSFRDSPPPAPPVSHPHPLSQDDKRRHQILADIWTELKGLEVTPANLARALSAVDPTLWAPPARPATLSLSMPQPCTDPVRGESEGKVTEEESGEVGEAGAESPESGAKDEGYSTMSSDVQADASRQSDHAADRALPDLNEASDETDNQTIVSINPRESRRHARLLAAEADYIYFPIGVAFAGVRGSYPPSRPVLPFQHVVRSFSDSHLCLKLIAGTTCPTSCLDSPTPSSGVLVLDLKPSPERPLRRPAIASTTSSERVSWGSTLDDRADGSQYDADYVQHWLELDDARSALQQRHRDLADLEYDRAELEDWSLSLSCEDLRDRQSPFAEITTPGQISLSTLPSIREDDALELEEDVGDCLWNDCGFATIEIDECRIADDADTSEKRWDCTGTHSPGGSWSSASDAPDKRSSTALSEDGDCANVGLDFTRDFYRLVKYESTKSLASNSSRGIPAQDTSSHLRIHDVQAMALQDREQALQNVLHFIAEQQKYCRDREESDSMSSRPLSEIRELPPPYATADFDDDSVGPRSEVSEDRQRPDSFGSFSENDSCDVLPGDRPRIAFCDTVSEPRSTPRFIEREEPYAESEDFFDEFSRVENAENEIDEHHLIKVQRKNEINKSIDVISSTPEIEDQLPVVKDEKPSDIESSRSLDYNSALKENTVNIMLNKQSPVERVELEPSLTKSSSFPYSGNDEMSLVEEVLSACRRSTGALLTVPEEEEGSSPETSSPQMTESNTTSTSTAETVIVSNKNDTPKERLRERSRIPTLLGGKRPPSSPNRNRSKIPVAERRPGPPPAPVVPEPIIVKQEHTLSFHEAATSKDVIEELNRMIRQSEAAVSSGDVKAEEKGDAAHKDAALWAPTGWVHVEKDIDFSDPKARANLLDVMLASSDSSPSSCGSSPAEPPLPYSRLHRLHRSRRQKTAAALRVRGPALRGARARRPSILGRDGFFVRYGEREIAAVATFDFLDDLSGGSSPEAPKDCT is encoded by the exons ATGGAAGAGACAGTGCGATCGCTGCTGCAATACAAGAGCCGCGTGGAAACTTTGAAGCAGGAGAAGGCGTCGTTATCATCAGCACTGGAG GCATCAGCAGCTCACTACCAAAGCCAGCTGTCGACCCTGAGCTCAGAGAACGAGCGGCTGCAGAGTCAGCTGTCGGCGTGCACCGCTGGCCTGGGCACAGGGGACCACGAGCGGCGGCTGGATGATGTCGCCCAGCAGGTCGTGCGAGCACTGCTCTCGCAGAAG GACGATTGCTCTCAGAGCGTCCGCGAGGAGCTGGGCTGCGCGCGCGCTCGTATCCGCGAGCTGGAGGCGCAGAACCGCGCGTTGAGCTCGCTGCTCGTGCGCCAGCTGAGGCCCCAGCCGCGGCCCTCGCCCGCCACCCCGCACACGCCGCTCACACCTCACACGCCTAGGGACCTGCAAG TGCATTTGGTAGACGTTGGTTCCTGCGGGTCACTAGTCTCGTTCAGAGACTCGCCTCCCCCCGCACCGCCCGTGTCGCACCCTCACCCCCTCAGCCAAGACGACAAGCGACGACACCAGATCTTGGCTGATATTTGGACTGAACTCAAG GGTCTGGAAGTGACTCCAGCAAACCTGGCTCGTGCATTATCGGCTGTGGACCCAACGTTGTGGGCGCCACCAGCACGCCCCGCCACTCTTAGCCTCAGTATGCCGCAACCTTGCACAGATCCCGTAAGAG GGGAAAGTGAAGGCAAAGTGACAGAAGAAGAAAGCGGTGAGGTGGGCGAGGCTGGTGCAGAATCTCCTGAAAGCGGTGCCAAAGACGAAGGGTACTCCACCATGTCCAGCGACGTGCAAGCTGACGCCTCGCGACAGAGCGACCATGCCGCCGACAGAGCGCTCCCTGACCTCAACGAAGCTTCAGATGAAACTGACAACCAAACCATCGTCTCCATCAACCCTAGAGAATCTCGCAGACACGCCAGGCTACTCGCAGCAGAAGCAGACTACATCTATTTTCCTATTGGAGTAGCGTTCGCTGGCGTTAGAGGAAGCTACCCACCTTCGAGGCCAGTACTCCCCTTTCAACACGTAGTGCGCAGCTTCTCCGATTCTCACCTATGTTTGAAGCTAATCGCCGGCACAACTTGCCCCACCAGCTGCCTAGACAGCCCTACGCCTAGCTCTGGTGTCTTAGTTCTAGATCTAAAACCATCCCCTGAAAGACCGCTGCGACGACCAGCAATCGCTTCGACAACCAGCTCTGAAAGGGTATCATGGGGAAGTACCTTAGATGATCGTGCTGATGGTTCACAATATGACGCTGATTACGTCCAACATTGGCTTGAACTTGACGACGCAAGATCAGCTCTACAGCAAAGGCACAGAGACCTCGCTGACTTAGAATACGACAGAGCAGAACTGGAAGATTGGAGCTTATCATTATCGTGTGAAGATCTCAGGGACAGACAGTCCCCTTTTGCTGAAATTACGACGCCGGGTCAAATATCGTTGTCAACATTACCGAGCATCAGAGAAGACGATGCATTAGAATTAGAAGAAGACGTTGGTGATtgtctatggaatgactgcggGTTTGCAACGATTGAAATTGATGAATGTAGAATAGCAGATGACGCAGATACTTCGGAAAAGCGGTGGGACTGCACGGGAACACACTCACCCGGCGGCTCTTGGTCAAGCGCCTCAGATGCACCTGATAAGAGATCCAGTACAGCGTTGAGTGAGGATGGAGATTGCGCCAACGTCGGCCTAGATTTCACCAGAGATTTCTATCGTCTGGTAAAATACGAAAGTACTAAGAGCTTAGCATCAAATTCGTCCAGAGGTATACCGGCTCAAGATACGAGCAGTCATTTGAGGATCCACGACGTCCAAGCTATGGCTCTACAAGACAGGGAACAAGCACTGCAGAACGTCCTTCATTTTATAGCTGAGCAGCAGAAATATTGTAGAGATAGGGAAGAGTCTGATTCGATGTCGTCGCGGCCGCTGTCTGAGATCCGTGAACTACCTCCTCCGTATGCGACAGCTGATTTCGACGACGACTCAGTCGGTCCCCGCAGCGAGGTGTCCGAGGACAGGCAGCGACCTGACTCCTTCGGTAGCTTTTCTGAAAACGATTCATGTGACGTCCTGCCCGGCGACCGTCCGCGAATCGCCTTCTGTGATACTGTATCCGAGCCAAGATCGACGCCGAGATTCATTGAACGCGAAGAACCTTATGCCGAGTCTGAGGACTTTTTCGATGAATTCTCGAGAGTAGAAAACGCCGAAAACGAGATAGACGAACATCATCTCATTAAAGTTCAGAGGAAGAACGAAATAAACAAGAGCATAGACGTTATTAGTAGCACTCCCGAGATTGAAGACCAGCTTCCTGTGGTGAAGGACGAGAAGCCGAGTGATATTGAATCTAGTCGAAGCTTAGACTACAATTCCGCTTTGAAGGAGAACACGGTGAACATAATGCTCAACAAACAGTCGCCGGTGGAGCGAGTGGAACTAGAGCCGAGTCTAACCAAATCGTCCAGCTTTCCGTATTCCGGGAACGATGAGATGTCGCTAGTCGAGGAAGTGTTGAGCGCTTGTCGGAGGAGCACGGGCGCTCTGCTCACGGTGcctgaagaagaagaaggatCTTCTCCAGAGACGAGTTCTCCTCAAATGACTGAGTCTAACACGACGAGTACGTCTACCGCTGAAACTGTGATAGTAAGTAATAAGAACGACACGCCTAAAGAGAGGCTTCGGGAGAGGAGCCGGATTCCGACGCTGCTGGGAGGGAAGCGACCTCCGTCTTCACCGAATAGGAATAGATCGAAGATCCCGGTGGCGGAGAGACGGCCGGGGCCTCCACCGGCGCCTGTAGTCCCAGAGCCAATCATCGTGAAACAGGAGCATACACTGAGCTTCCACGAGGCTGCTACTTCTAAAGATGTCATTGAAGAACTAAACAG GATGATCCGTCAAAGTGAGGCGGCAGTGAGCAGCGGCGACGTGAAGGCGGAGGAGAAGGGAGACGCGGCGCACAAGGACGCCGCGCTGTGGGCGCCCACCGGCTGGGTGCATGTCGAAAAAGACATTGACTTCAGTGATCCTAAG GCGCGTGCGAACCTCCTAGACGTGATGTTAGCATCGAGTGACTCATCTCCTTCCTCATGTGGCTCGTCTCCCGCTGAACCACCGCTCCCGTACTCCCGGCTACACCGACTACACAGGTCTCGGCGACAAAAAACAg